From Fusarium fujikuroi IMI 58289 draft genome, chromosome FFUJ_chr07, a single genomic window includes:
- a CDS encoding related to transcriptional repressor rco-1 has protein sequence MQSADRDHFFETDAVQASRQRKAAKASNKNGDPVVMKSKILAAVPDPAAPLTSVFIAESAGAVRRINLETSETKTTYRGPKAPVTCLATGGQEYKTVFAGSWDKDIWSWDIETAKPGRKFSGHDDFVKTIICATVSGKHILISGGADKKIFVWDVESGKRLHTLQDPTTTMLAVQHLAIDPVLSDPTTVVFASAGSDPHIRRWKVTLDSYKQLPESFSDRPDAERLTIQEHETSIYRLVFDQMSEDADLWTASADGTAKCLARSRSFVADDTLTHGDYVRGVLVTDQWVITAGRDENVKVWDRSSGKLYCTLVGHYEEVTDLVLLQDTDGTPRKVCSVSIDGTVRTWPLGKSELDEVVVKIQKAAEPKKEEEEKCGNLLTAEEEAELAELMDD, from the exons ATGCAATCTGCAGACCGTGATCACTTCTTCGAGACAGA TGCTGTTCAAGCTTCGCGGCAACgcaaggctgccaaggcaAGCAACAAAAATGGCGACCCTGTAGTTATGAAGTCCAAGATTCTGGCAGCTGTCCCAGATCCTGCTGCACCTCTCACTTCTGTGTTCATCGCTGAGTCTGCTGGCGCTGTTCGTCGAATTAACCTCGAG ACCTCGGAGACCAAAACGACTTACCGTGGACCAAAGGCCCCTGTAACTTGCCTCGCAACAGGAGGTCAAGAATACAAGACTGTTTTTGCCGGTTCGTGGGACAAGGACATCTGGTCATGGGATATTGAGACCGCCAAACCTGGCCGCAAGTTCAGCGGCCATGACGACTTTGTAAAGACCATCATCTGTGCTACCGTCTCAGGCAAGCACATTCTCATCAGCGGAGgtgccgacaagaagattTTCGTCTGGGACGTAGAGTCAGGCAAACGACTACATACCCTGCAAGATCCCACTACGACAATGCTTGCCGTCCAGCATCTTGCCATCGATCCTGTGCTCAGCGATCCTACCACTGTCGTATTTGCCAGCGCAGGTAGCGACCCGCATATCCGACGGTGGAAGGTCACCCTGGACAGTTACAAGCAGCTGCCCGAATCTTTCTCCGACCGCCCCGATGCTGAGCGACTTACCATTCAGGAACACGAGACCAGCATTTACCGACTTGTCTTTGACCAAATGAGTGAGGATGCTGATCTCTGGACTGCCAGTGCTGACGGAACTGCAAAATGCCTGGCCCGTTCAAGGAGCTTTGTCGCTGATGACACGCTCACACATGGGGACTATGTGCGAGGTGTTCTCGTAACAGACCAATGGGTCATCACGGCAGGCCGCGATGAGAATGTCAAGGTCTGGGACCGTTCATCTGGTAAACTATACTGCACATTGGTTGGCCATTACGAAGAAGTTACAGACCTCGTTCTGCTCCAGGATACCGACGGTACCCCTCGCAAGGTTTGCAGTGTTAGTATCGACGGTACTGTCCGCACATGGCCGCTAGGGAAGTCTGAGCTTGACGAGGTCGTTGTCAAGATCCAGAAGGCTGCAGAACccaaaaaggaagaagaggagaagtgCGGTAATTTGTTGAcggccgaggaagaagctgagctAGCAGAACTCATGGACGACTAG
- a CDS encoding probable sepB protein: MDSTIASKPRPRPAHTQGTTRCAYTPDGTRLVTVGSNNTIRLYKTGSDGEPINIDDCQEQNMAVAAGDEFFVVGSEDGTVSLYSLETHTFERFLTRTVLPIRDVALSSDRQWCAVASDELSVKIVNTKDITQVKHLREHARAVRNVSFDPQGRLVALSGTDGIVYVYSLTAEEPELIRKVDGIIGAIDGDSETSTRVAWHPDGRAFAVPTPVRDIQIISKNDWEKQRTFANGHLSDITAIAWSPNGALLVSASKDGKVLIWETKTQSVIARYDYSNVIDIVWHPTKNIVSFTTTDGEVYIYPDFLTDQFSPLLKLATQPAPFIHDPLAELSVNRRPPPVNGQKQQGLPTRPRRESLGSLDSFLEGGDGYGDDDFVEDDDGAGYTVGQGQKRPRDGDDGYGTSNKRRHMLEPQYHEAFQPGATPWRGNRKYLCLNLIGFVWTVDQDSHHTVTVEFYDHELHRDFHFSDTFLYDKACLAEHGTLFSCPPKDDAPAVIFYRPHETWTQRHDWRIELPKDEAVTAMSLSESFITVTTSANYVRVYTLFGMPYRVYRPKSTPMVTCASWRDYVLTMGNGPMGADGNTRLLYTIENVKRDEICQNEDTVALPEGATLKSVFFSDNGDPCIYDSTGTLLTLLHWRQPSRASWVPLLDTKLMDRLASGRKNESYFPIAVADNKFHCIILKGGDQYPYFPRPLLSEFDFSIPIATAPKTSKRKAREGSEDLDMGDGDEDKDDEDDGSAETRKLEQQFMLHNVGAAQLRDLMEATSGSHALRSQLSRLELEIDKTLLQLLAVECREGEERGMRALEMVQLMRDRTGRMMDAAGKVAERYGRTILGEKIREFGEKRVGGLEDDEFP; encoded by the exons ATGGACTCGACAATCGCCTCTAAACCACGGCCTCGGCCCGCCCATACACAAGGAACTACTCGCTGCGCCTACACTCCCGATGGAACTCGTCTCGTCACAGTCGGTTCCAACAACACGATTCGTCTCTACAAAACAGGATCTGATGGAGAACCGATCAATATCGATGATTGTCAGGAACAGAACATGGCTGTTGCCGCTGGTGACGAGTTCTTCGTCGTTGGTTCTGAAGATGGCACCGTCAGTTTATACTCCCTCGAGACTCATACCTTTGAGCGCTTCCTTACCCGAACTGTGCTGCCAATTCGCGATGTTGCATTGTCTAGCGATCGTCAATGGTGCGCCGTGGCAAGTGATGAGTTGAGCGTCAAGATTGTAAACACAAAGGACATCACACAGGTCAAGCACCTTCGAGAGCATGCCCGCGCTGTACGAAATGTTAGCTTCGATCCTCAGGGGCGGTTGGTTGCACTTTCTGGCACCGATGGAATCGTTTACGTATATTCTCTCACAGCCGAAGAGCCAGAGCTGATTCGAAAGGTGGATGGTATCATTGGCGCTATCGACGGAGACAGCGAGACCTCAACACGCGTTGCATGGCATCCAGACGGTAGAGCATTTGCCGTACCGACACCCGTTCGAGACATCCAgatcatctccaagaatgATTGGGAGAAACAAAGAACTTTCGCCAACGGGCATTTATCTGATATCACTGCCATCGCCTGGTCGCCCAATGGTGCCTTGTTGGTGTCAGCGAGCAAAGACGGAAAGGTCCTCATCTGGGAAACCAAGACACAGTCCGTCATTGCAAGATACGACTACTCTAATGTCATTGACATTGTGTGGCACCCTACCAAGAACATCGTCTCCTTTACAACTACTGATGGTGAAGTCTACATCTACCCAGACTTCCTGACAGACCAGTTCTCGCCTCTGTTAAAATTGGCCACACAACCCGCCCCCTTCATCCACGACCCTCTTGCCGAGTTATCTGTGAACCGAAGACCGCCCCCAGTCAACGGCCAGAAGCAACAGGGTCTGCCAACGAGACCCCGAAGGGAGTCACTTGGAAGTCTCGACTCATTTCTGGAAGGCGGAGATGGatatggcgatgatgacttcgtggaggacgatgacggcGCTGGATACACTGTTGGACAAGGCCAGAAACGACCCCGGGACGGTGATGATGGCTATGGTACCTCAAATAAGCGTCGCCATATGCTTGAGCCTCAATATCATGAAGCATTCCAACCAGGAGCGACTCCCTGGCGAGGGAACCGCAAGTACCTTTGTCTGAACCTGATTGGTTTCGTCTGGACAGTTGATCAGGACTCACACCACACCGTTACAGTTGAGTTCTACGATCACGAACTCCATCGAGACTTTCACTTTAGCGATACCTTCCTCTACGATAAAGCCTGCCTGGCTGAGCATGGCACACTCTTCTCATGCCCACCTAAAGATGATGCCCCTGCAGTCATATTTTACCGACCACACGAGACATGGACGCAACGACATGACTGGCGCATTGAATTGCCCAAGGACGAAGCTGTGACGGCCATGTCTTTGAGTGAGTCTTTTATTACAGTCACAACGAGTGCCAACTACGTACGTGTATACACCCTGTTCGGCATGCCATATCGCGTATATCGACCCAAGAGCACACCGATGGTGACATGTGCAAGCTGGAGAGATTATGTATTGACTATGGGTAATGGACCCATGGGCGCCGATGGTAATACTCGCCTTCTATACACCATTGAGAATGTCAAGAGAGATGAGATTTGCCAGAATGAGGATACAGTAGCACTACCTGAGGGCGCCACACTGAAGagcgtcttcttctcggaCAACGGT GACCCCTGTATCTACGACTCAACAGGCACTCTACTTACACTTCTTCACTGGCGCCAGCCATCAAGGGCATCATGGGTGCCTCTTCTAGACACGAAATTGATGGACCGTCTAGCATCAGGCCGCAAGAACGAGTCCTACTTTCCTATTGCAGTGGCCGATAACAAGTTCCACTGCATCATTCTCAAGGGTGGTGACCAGTACCCCTATTTCCCTCGTCCACTTCTGTCTGAGTTCGATTTCTCCATCCCTATAGCAACAGCACCTAAGACCTCGAAGCGAAAAGCCCGAGAAGGATctgaggatcttgacatgggcgatggcgatgaagataaggacgatgaagatgatggctcTGCAGAAACTCGTAAGCTCGAGCAGCAGTTCATGCTTCATAACGTGGGGGCAGCTCAGCTCCGAGATCTTATGGAGGCTACATCAGGCAGCCACGCATTACGCTCGCAGCTCTCACGCCTTGAACTCGAAATCGATAAGACTCTTCTACAACTCCTGGCGGTTGAGTGTCGTGAAGGCGAAGAGCGAGGCATGCGGGCATTGGAGATGGTACAGCTCATGCGGGATCGTACAGGCCGCATGATGGACGCTGCTGGTAAAGTGGCAGAGAGATATGGAAGGACGATCTTGGGAGAAAAGATTCGTGAGTTTGGTGAGAAACGGGTTGGAGGACTGGAAGACGATGAATTTCCATAG
- a CDS encoding probable GTP-binding protein ypt1, whose amino-acid sequence MNPEYDYLFKLLLIGDSGVGKSCLLLRFADDTYTESYISTIGVDFKIRTIELDGKTVKLQIWDTAGQERFRTITSSYYRGAHGICVVYDVTDMDSFNNVKQWLQEIDRYATEGVNKLLVGNKSDMSDKKVVEYSVAKEFADSLGIPFLETSAKNASNVEQAFLTMARQIKERMGTTTANNTKPSVQVGQGQGVGSSSNNSCC is encoded by the exons ATGAACCCTGA ATATGACTatctcttcaagctcctcctcatcgggGACTCCGGTGTTGGAAAGTCTTGTCTTCTCCTGCGATTCGCTGATGACACCTACACCGAGTCCTACATCTCTACCATCGGTGTCGATTTT AAAATCCGAACAATAGAGCTCGATGGCAAGACCGTCAAGCTTCAGATC TGGGATACCGCTGGTCAAGAGCGTTTCCGCACCATCACCTCTTCATACTACCGTGGTGCCCACGGCATCTGCGTCGTCTACGATGTTACCGACATGGACTCATTCAACAACGTCAAGCAATGGCTCCAGGAGATTGACCGATATGCCACTGAGGGTGTCAACAAGCTGCTGGTCGGCAACAAGAGCGATATGTCAGACAAGAAGGTCGTTGAGTACAGCGTAGCCAAg GAATTCGCCGACAGCCTGGGAATTCCTTTCCTTGAGACTTCCGCCAAGAACGCCAGCAACGTCGAGCAGGCTTTCCTGACCATGGCCCGCCAGATCAAGGAGCGCATGGGCACCACAacagccaacaacaccaagcccAGCGTGCAAGTTGGCCAGGGCCAGGGCGTTGGATCGTCCTCCAACAACAGCTGCTGCTAA